Proteins found in one Nostoc sp. NIES-3756 genomic segment:
- a CDS encoding FHA domain-containing protein, with the protein MTNLEIQLSWEDPTTGERREPKLNLPIAFGREFARLPAELEGQRVSRLLLNSNEVSRYHALIVWENNQLIVIDQGSVNGLFINGQQQKRGVLVHGDTLQIGPYIMMVALIFNATTPVTNPPSLIQFNPHTNLPDPNLPPAPPITPLGSNFPPPAFQVEQVSVQALHATRLPVDECDYLAIGGGLGSFIWTDLLRISGVRAEKIISLGLEAEPYARYKRLCLNSQIPLHERLRSNSDSCPDNIWGWPSYAWREAWRDFTKGKLNTALQYLWQVFAEPTFAETYTPRAANVFDSIDREAKRIGWEQIYRYGRVRAIRKTDDGRYCVAYSRGQGNHAFVVSRYLHLATGYPAIQFLPDLQAYREKYQDFKSVVNAYEAHDHVYEQLERQGGTVLIRGRGIVASRIVQRIYEARRRNSNITVLHLMRSPKPQGNKFEKATRIVKNHYEFQPFNWPKACWSGELRVMLEQATPEERKRLLTDWGGTTTADRQDWQRITEEGLREGWYQITFGEVLGVERDPQNRTITQIQEKGFGQMKLTADFIVDATGLDAKVQASPLLEDLVKQYNLPLNYLGRLTVANNFEILEMRNGKGQMYVAGAITLGGPYAAVDSFLGLQYASLAAVDGLASAHALGVKRLNAISSFGQWLKWVLNQSPS; encoded by the coding sequence ATGACTAACCTAGAAATACAATTAAGTTGGGAAGATCCAACAACAGGAGAACGACGAGAACCAAAGTTGAATCTGCCTATAGCCTTTGGTCGAGAATTTGCGCGTTTACCTGCGGAACTAGAAGGACAACGTGTTTCTCGATTGTTACTTAATAGTAATGAAGTTTCTCGTTACCACGCCCTGATTGTATGGGAAAACAACCAACTGATAGTAATTGATCAAGGTAGCGTTAACGGTCTATTCATCAATGGTCAACAACAAAAGCGTGGTGTTCTCGTTCATGGAGATACATTACAAATAGGGCCATACATAATGATGGTGGCTTTGATTTTTAATGCCACTACACCAGTCACAAATCCGCCTTCTTTAATTCAATTTAATCCCCATACCAATCTTCCTGACCCCAACCTACCTCCAGCACCACCTATTACCCCCTTGGGAAGTAATTTTCCCCCGCCAGCATTTCAAGTAGAACAGGTTTCTGTACAAGCACTTCATGCTACAAGGCTACCTGTGGATGAATGTGATTATTTAGCTATTGGAGGAGGATTAGGTAGCTTTATATGGACAGATTTATTGCGAATTAGCGGTGTTCGTGCTGAGAAAATAATATCTTTAGGACTAGAAGCAGAACCTTATGCGCGTTACAAACGCCTTTGCCTAAACTCTCAAATACCTTTACATGAAAGATTACGCTCAAACTCTGACTCTTGCCCTGATAATATCTGGGGTTGGCCGAGTTATGCTTGGCGCGAAGCTTGGCGGGATTTCACAAAAGGCAAACTAAACACGGCATTACAATATTTATGGCAGGTATTCGCTGAACCAACCTTTGCCGAAACTTATACTCCCCGTGCAGCCAACGTTTTCGATTCCATTGACCGAGAAGCCAAACGTATCGGCTGGGAGCAAATTTATCGCTATGGGCGAGTTAGAGCAATTCGGAAAACAGATGATGGTAGATACTGTGTAGCCTATTCTCGCGGACAAGGCAATCATGCTTTTGTTGTCAGTCGTTATCTACATTTAGCTACAGGCTATCCAGCAATTCAGTTTCTCCCAGACTTACAAGCTTATAGAGAAAAATATCAAGACTTTAAATCTGTCGTGAATGCTTACGAAGCACACGATCATGTATATGAACAATTAGAACGCCAAGGCGGTACAGTTTTGATTCGCGGACGGGGAATTGTAGCTTCACGTATAGTCCAGCGAATTTATGAAGCAAGGCGAAGAAATTCTAACATTACAGTTTTACATTTGATGCGATCGCCTAAACCTCAAGGCAACAAATTTGAAAAAGCCACACGTATAGTCAAAAACCATTACGAATTTCAACCATTTAACTGGCCCAAAGCCTGTTGGAGTGGTGAACTCCGCGTCATGTTAGAACAAGCTACCCCAGAAGAACGCAAGCGCTTATTAACAGACTGGGGTGGTACAACCACTGCTGACCGCCAGGACTGGCAACGTATTACAGAAGAAGGATTAAGAGAAGGCTGGTATCAAATCACCTTTGGCGAAGTTTTGGGAGTGGAGAGAGATCCACAAAATCGCACCATCACCCAAATACAAGAAAAAGGCTTCGGACAAATGAAACTCACAGCCGATTTCATTGTTGATGCCACTGGGTTAGATGCCAAAGTGCAAGCCAGCCCTTTATTAGAAGACTTGGTTAAACAATACAACTTACCCTTAAACTACCTGGGTCGCTTAACCGTCGCCAATAACTTTGAAATCCTAGAAATGCGCAATGGTAAAGGACAAATGTATGTAGCCGGGGCTATTACTCTTGGTGGGCCATACGCAGCCGTTGATAGCTTTTTAGGTTTACAGTACGCGTCCCTAGCGGCAGTTGATGGACTTGCCTCAGCCCATGCACTTGGTGTCAAGCGATTAAATGCTATTAGTTCCTTTGGCCAATGGTTAAAGTGGGTACTCAACCAGTCACCATCATGA
- a CDS encoding FHA domain-containing protein: protein MNALTLQWQDSGQNKTQQIYEQQPSKNPGTVRIGRDPLRCDIVLTNPTVSGLHVEIFFNPQQQSFHIRNLRSQNPPLIDGQQLIQGEKPLNQGSVIQLGQAKLQVTTVTINTIPATILAPPQPQIARPQSVTPPLRQQPTPPPIHHHHPITPPQGIYGLECPKCHRVSSLENLQVGCPWCGTSLAAAVSVLVAPN from the coding sequence ATGAACGCACTAACTCTACAGTGGCAAGATTCTGGACAGAATAAAACTCAGCAAATTTACGAACAACAGCCCAGTAAAAATCCTGGTACTGTCCGCATTGGTCGAGATCCTCTCCGGTGCGACATTGTTTTAACCAATCCGACTGTATCAGGTCTACACGTAGAAATATTTTTTAATCCTCAACAGCAAAGTTTTCATATCAGAAATTTGCGATCGCAAAACCCCCCCCTCATAGATGGACAGCAACTTATCCAAGGAGAAAAACCTTTAAATCAAGGCAGTGTTATCCAATTAGGGCAAGCTAAACTCCAAGTCACTACTGTCACGATCAACACTATTCCCGCCACAATTCTAGCCCCACCACAACCACAGATAGCTAGACCTCAATCGGTTACACCCCCTCTACGCCAACAACCAACACCACCACCGATACATCATCATCATCCAATTACACCACCACAAGGAATATATGGTTTAGAGTGTCCCAAATGCCATCGCGTATCCTCCCTAGAAAATCTGCAAGTAGGTTGCCCTTGGTGTGGCACATCTCTAGCAGCAGCAGTCAGCGTACTCGTAGCACCAAATTGA